The following proteins come from a genomic window of Alicyclobacillus dauci:
- a CDS encoding methylated-DNA--[protein]-cysteine S-methyltransferase, whose product MKVEELSFRTLHTRLGDFHLITCERGLTYAAWAISPELQEFVSAHKSGPTAQAYADAAERQLTDYLSGDLQEFSLPLVVEGTSFQRAVWDALCQIPYGETWSYRDVATHIGKPLAVRAVGQANRANGIAVVIPCHRVIGSSGALVGYAGSATDIKEQLLNIERPSAIVNG is encoded by the coding sequence ATGAAGGTCGAGGAATTATCCTTCCGAACGCTGCACACTCGTTTAGGTGACTTTCATTTGATCACGTGCGAACGAGGCTTGACCTATGCCGCTTGGGCTATATCACCCGAACTTCAGGAGTTTGTTTCCGCGCACAAGTCGGGACCGACTGCACAGGCGTACGCCGATGCAGCGGAGCGGCAACTGACTGACTACTTGAGTGGAGACCTTCAAGAATTCTCCCTTCCGCTCGTTGTTGAAGGCACATCGTTTCAACGAGCGGTGTGGGATGCGCTTTGCCAAATTCCGTATGGAGAGACATGGTCGTACCGTGACGTGGCAACGCATATCGGCAAACCCTTGGCTGTCCGTGCCGTTGGCCAGGCCAACCGAGCCAATGGCATCGCGGTCGTCATCCCTTGTCATCGCGTCATCGGTTCCAGCGGGGCACTCGTCGGCTACGCGGGGAGTGCGACAGACATCAAGGAACAACTGCTCAACATTGAAAGGCCGTCAGCCATTGTCAATGGATAG
- the queG gene encoding tRNA epoxyqueuosine(34) reductase QueG, which produces MTSSTVTLERLEQLAEKIGLQEIGVTDASPFPELIPWLEAYEQRGRTGFEASDIEQRINPKLWMPGANSIIVATLPYLTEEGISTARSHPRGRQHGQASCYTYGVDYHTVLSRLLHELHKAMEAEVGHSIDAKLSVDTSPLVDRRMAERAGLGWIGKNSMFYSDRYGSFVFLGAMLVDIAIDVPRAVKPLIGYKCGTCNLCLTACPTGAIIAPGVIDATRCLSYITQMKGVIPSEFRTKLGRRVWGCDVCQWACPENRNVDRSRLSVFGPTSELAYPDLLEILHLSNRQFTRLYGHTSMAWRGLRTLQRNALIALGNAGNQGAVPDIATFLQHNRVELRISAAWALGQIGGQAAYEALKTALDKEEDEAVIEELRNGVSACYGRR; this is translated from the coding sequence ATGACGAGCAGTACGGTGACACTTGAACGCCTGGAGCAACTTGCGGAAAAAATAGGACTACAGGAAATCGGTGTAACTGATGCATCGCCCTTCCCAGAACTCATTCCGTGGCTTGAGGCGTATGAACAGCGTGGGCGGACGGGCTTTGAGGCATCCGATATTGAACAACGGATCAACCCCAAACTATGGATGCCCGGAGCGAACAGCATTATTGTCGCGACGTTGCCTTATTTGACTGAGGAAGGCATAAGCACGGCCCGATCACACCCCAGAGGCCGACAACACGGACAGGCATCTTGCTACACGTACGGGGTAGATTACCACACCGTTCTTAGTCGTCTGCTCCATGAATTGCATAAAGCAATGGAAGCCGAAGTAGGACATTCCATCGATGCAAAGCTGTCCGTTGATACGTCACCGCTGGTGGATCGGCGCATGGCAGAGCGGGCTGGACTCGGTTGGATCGGTAAGAATAGCATGTTCTATAGCGATCGCTACGGGTCTTTTGTATTCCTGGGTGCAATGCTCGTGGACATAGCGATTGATGTACCGAGGGCAGTCAAGCCACTGATCGGATATAAATGCGGAACCTGTAATCTTTGTTTGACTGCTTGTCCAACTGGCGCAATTATCGCACCGGGCGTTATCGACGCAACGCGATGCCTGTCGTATATTACACAAATGAAGGGTGTCATTCCATCCGAGTTCAGGACGAAACTTGGGCGACGGGTGTGGGGCTGTGATGTCTGCCAGTGGGCTTGTCCGGAAAATCGAAACGTGGATCGTTCAAGGTTAAGTGTGTTTGGACCGACCAGCGAATTGGCATATCCGGATTTACTTGAGATCCTACATCTTTCCAATCGGCAATTCACGAGGCTATATGGACATACCTCTATGGCGTGGAGAGGATTGCGCACACTGCAACGAAATGCGCTCATTGCGCTTGGCAATGCAGGAAATCAAGGAGCCGTACCGGATATCGCAACCTTTCTTCAACACAATCGAGTCGAACTTCGGATCAGTGCCGCCTGGGCACTCGGCCAAATCGGAGGCCAAGCAGCATATGAAGCACTGAAGACTGCCTTAGACAAGGAAGAGGACGAAGCGGTGATTGAAGAGTTGAGAAATGGAGTGAGTGCGTGCTATGGGCGCCGTTGA
- the rnhA gene encoding ribonuclease HI, protein MKEVVVYTDGACSRNPGPGGWAAVLKYGEHIKEISGGERHTTNQRMEITAAVEALKTLKEPCKVTLHSDSAYVVNCFKQKWYVNWQKNGWRNSKGDAVQNRDLWEALIAAMEPHKVDMKKVKGHAGVAWNERCDELARAAIPK, encoded by the coding sequence ATCAAAGAGGTTGTCGTTTACACGGACGGCGCATGCTCTAGGAATCCTGGTCCTGGAGGATGGGCCGCTGTTTTAAAATATGGGGAACATATCAAAGAAATTTCCGGCGGTGAGCGCCACACGACAAATCAGCGGATGGAGATAACGGCTGCCGTAGAGGCACTCAAGACACTAAAAGAACCATGCAAAGTCACACTCCATTCTGATTCCGCCTATGTCGTCAACTGTTTTAAGCAAAAGTGGTATGTGAATTGGCAGAAGAACGGCTGGCGAAACAGCAAGGGAGATGCCGTTCAGAACCGAGACTTGTGGGAGGCACTTATCGCCGCCATGGAGCCACACAAAGTTGACATGAAGAAAGTAAAAGGACACGCCGGCGTGGCATGGAACGAGCGTTGCGACGAACTGGCTAGGGCGGCCATTCCCAAATGA
- a CDS encoding GerAB/ArcD/ProY family transporter has translation MRNQQAKAKVKANELTAMLMIFVTTNAFLTYPRYISRSAYEAAWMETVISGIGTLVLFLIVEKIFRRYFRNLDIVEVSKEVFGRVGAAVVAVVFAVYFLCSTAAVVREFTENVVSTVLPATPILLVGAVFMFAVGYIAYAGLEGICRTAYIFLPILLVGTLGLCVATMNWWHFTYLFPLWGTGVPRILSGSLQYSSIFANVLLLTIVYPHVHDAAKKMRQIGFVSIIGSTALLTALVLTYLMVFPAVETGQSSFAMYRLARVIHLGPFFQRVESVFIFLWVTSATVKMAVTLWGAAYLIGKAFGWPSYRPGIPALSLISFSLGMWLENWIEVINLDAKYLMRWGWLVVFALPLAIVLVGMLGQKVKGNRSRPDGSRRRRGKLQNV, from the coding sequence ATGAGGAATCAACAGGCGAAGGCGAAAGTGAAAGCGAACGAATTGACCGCTATGCTGATGATTTTTGTCACCACCAATGCTTTCTTAACTTACCCGCGATATATCAGCCGATCGGCCTACGAAGCAGCATGGATGGAGACAGTCATTTCTGGGATTGGGACATTAGTTTTGTTTCTCATTGTCGAGAAAATTTTCAGACGTTATTTCCGGAATCTGGACATTGTCGAGGTTTCAAAAGAGGTGTTTGGCCGTGTCGGTGCAGCCGTCGTGGCGGTGGTGTTCGCTGTTTACTTTCTCTGCTCCACAGCTGCGGTTGTTCGAGAGTTTACAGAAAATGTGGTGAGCACGGTCTTGCCCGCAACACCCATTCTCCTTGTGGGCGCTGTCTTTATGTTTGCCGTTGGCTACATTGCTTACGCTGGGTTGGAGGGCATTTGCCGGACGGCCTACATTTTTCTCCCAATACTGCTCGTTGGAACTTTGGGGCTATGCGTAGCAACAATGAATTGGTGGCACTTTACGTACTTGTTTCCCCTTTGGGGAACCGGGGTTCCGCGGATACTCTCCGGATCGCTTCAATATAGTTCGATTTTCGCAAATGTGTTGTTGCTTACAATTGTGTACCCACACGTGCATGACGCTGCCAAGAAAATGCGTCAGATTGGATTTGTGAGCATCATCGGATCGACCGCCCTGCTCACGGCGCTGGTTTTGACGTATCTGATGGTCTTTCCCGCAGTGGAAACGGGACAGTCGTCATTTGCAATGTACCGGCTCGCTCGAGTGATTCACCTTGGACCATTTTTCCAAAGGGTCGAGAGTGTGTTCATATTTCTTTGGGTCACTTCAGCGACCGTGAAAATGGCGGTTACGTTGTGGGGCGCCGCGTACCTGATTGGCAAAGCATTCGGTTGGCCCAGTTACCGCCCTGGCATTCCTGCCTTATCGCTCATTTCGTTTTCACTGGGCATGTGGTTGGAAAATTGGATCGAAGTGATCAACTTGGACGCGAAATATCTCATGCGTTGGGGATGGTTAGTTGTGTTCGCTTTGCCGCTGGCGATTGTCCTAGTTGGGATGCTCGGTCAGAAGGTAAAAGGCAATCGATCTCGTCCCGACGGCTCAAGAAGAAGGAGAGGGAAACTGCAAAATGTTTAA
- a CDS encoding spore germination protein: MQSTLGSMLKRLVTVEESGLEDEFTLDDDESDTSYQEEGDKPQSEEVNFTSAENKIDSRRPMSLQEYVRKGAEVYDDAVRKAHTGQDEELPVDIDEMKARLERFFHLPQNKDIVVREFKVGVDTQRPWPGLAVFVDGMADKTTINSFILEPLMLLTHLVDEDPKRKIEYISETLVPGNQSDMVEKWSQVVAAVLTGSTVVMLDGCNAALVVETKGWEHRSVNTPQTEAVVRGAHDAFTESFRANTGLVRARLRSEHLVTEMLSVGNLARTDVAVMYIHGVTNPKLVREVRRRIQAIDVDYLQDSGVLEQFIEDQPKMLIPQTMSTERPDRVAASLAEGYVAIFVGNSPYALIVPVVLWSLIHTSEDANLRYPAGTFIRCLRGFALFVALLMPALYVAITNYQPEMIPTDLMLAIAGSREQVPFPVIVEILLMEFAIELIREAGIRIPSVIGPTIGIVGALIIGQAAVQAGIVSPLLVIIVATTALASFTIPNYNLSMAVRIMRFVFLVGAATLGFYGIAILLCVYVVRLTMLKSFGVPVMAPIAPNYKSSKDVLLRGPVFAMNKRPEFLHTLRSWRQQPVTRPWSAKSTKRPGLRKKGDKSK, from the coding sequence GTGCAGAGCACACTCGGATCAATGTTAAAGCGCTTGGTCACCGTTGAGGAGTCGGGCCTGGAAGACGAATTTACATTAGATGACGACGAGAGTGATACAAGCTATCAAGAAGAGGGCGACAAGCCCCAGTCGGAAGAAGTGAACTTCACGAGCGCGGAGAACAAGATCGATTCCCGCCGACCGATGTCCCTACAAGAATACGTTCGAAAGGGAGCAGAGGTTTACGACGATGCAGTTCGTAAGGCTCATACGGGTCAAGACGAAGAACTTCCAGTGGACATTGACGAGATGAAAGCGCGGCTTGAACGGTTTTTTCACCTTCCGCAAAACAAGGATATTGTCGTACGTGAATTTAAGGTGGGCGTCGACACACAGCGCCCATGGCCGGGTCTCGCCGTTTTTGTCGACGGTATGGCGGATAAAACCACTATCAATAGCTTTATCCTTGAGCCCCTCATGCTGCTGACCCACTTGGTCGACGAGGACCCGAAACGGAAAATTGAGTATATCTCCGAAACACTTGTACCTGGAAACCAATCGGACATGGTTGAGAAGTGGTCACAGGTTGTGGCAGCTGTCCTTACTGGATCGACGGTGGTCATGCTGGATGGTTGTAATGCTGCCTTGGTCGTGGAAACGAAAGGGTGGGAACACCGCTCCGTCAATACACCGCAGACAGAAGCGGTCGTACGCGGGGCACACGACGCGTTTACGGAAAGTTTCCGCGCAAATACGGGTCTTGTGCGTGCGAGGCTGCGCAGTGAGCACTTAGTGACGGAGATGCTGAGCGTGGGGAACTTGGCACGCACCGATGTCGCGGTCATGTACATTCACGGCGTCACAAACCCAAAGTTGGTTCGCGAGGTTCGTCGCCGGATCCAGGCTATTGATGTGGACTACTTACAGGATAGCGGTGTATTAGAACAGTTTATCGAGGATCAACCGAAAATGCTGATCCCGCAAACGATGTCTACGGAGCGGCCGGATCGGGTTGCCGCATCATTAGCCGAAGGATATGTGGCCATTTTTGTGGGGAACAGTCCGTATGCACTCATTGTACCTGTGGTGCTGTGGTCACTCATTCATACGTCAGAAGACGCAAACCTCCGTTACCCTGCAGGGACATTTATCCGCTGTCTGCGCGGGTTTGCACTGTTTGTCGCCTTGCTAATGCCAGCTCTCTATGTCGCGATAACAAATTACCAGCCCGAAATGATCCCGACTGACTTAATGCTTGCTATCGCTGGAAGCCGCGAGCAAGTCCCGTTTCCGGTCATCGTGGAGATTCTCCTCATGGAATTCGCCATCGAACTCATACGTGAGGCGGGGATTCGGATTCCCAGTGTCATTGGGCCGACGATTGGCATCGTAGGTGCTTTGATCATCGGCCAGGCCGCCGTCCAGGCGGGGATTGTCAGTCCACTGTTGGTCATTATCGTAGCGACAACTGCACTCGCAAGTTTTACGATACCAAACTACAACCTCAGTATGGCCGTCCGAATAATGCGGTTTGTCTTTCTCGTCGGTGCCGCAACGCTCGGGTTCTACGGAATCGCCATTTTGTTGTGCGTCTACGTTGTGCGTCTTACGATGTTGAAATCGTTCGGCGTTCCGGTCATGGCTCCCATTGCCCCGAATTATAAAAGTTCCAAAGACGTTCTCTTGCGCGGCCCAGTGTTCGCAATGAACAAGCGCCCAGAATTTCTACATACCTTGCGTAGTTGGCGTCAGCAACCTGTGACACGCCCGTGGAGCGCTAAGTCGACGAAGCGGCCGGGTTTGAGAAAGAAAGGTGACAAGAGTAAATGA
- a CDS encoding DUF2140 family protein produces MWWKRGFIILLSLNILVFAGGLILLDTFPAANSPRVKQIEQQQAPGQTTSVQLVLGQDAINTYMDYALSQQADVHKVLDYAHIQFASTWNCDLGVKLMDKVVPFHLVLVPTVVGGNLYLQVKSAAMGQVPVPNSLLFLMLKHLPWPDWIGLDVPHQTLQLNLTKRPQNPYGVRIIGYSAQTQQLSLEITMVPKALMNSGSAS; encoded by the coding sequence ATGTGGTGGAAACGCGGCTTTATCATTTTACTTTCGTTGAACATTCTTGTATTTGCCGGCGGGTTGATTTTACTCGACACCTTTCCGGCGGCAAATTCCCCTCGCGTTAAGCAAATTGAACAACAGCAAGCACCGGGGCAGACCACCTCTGTTCAATTGGTACTCGGTCAAGATGCCATCAACACATACATGGACTACGCTCTGTCGCAACAGGCCGATGTGCATAAGGTACTCGATTATGCACACATCCAATTTGCATCGACATGGAATTGCGATCTCGGCGTCAAGTTGATGGATAAAGTGGTACCGTTTCATCTCGTGCTGGTACCGACGGTCGTGGGTGGCAACCTGTATTTGCAGGTGAAAAGTGCCGCAATGGGCCAAGTTCCCGTGCCGAACAGCCTGCTGTTCTTGATGCTAAAACATTTACCTTGGCCCGACTGGATCGGACTGGACGTACCACACCAAACGCTGCAACTCAACCTCACTAAGCGCCCCCAGAACCCGTACGGTGTCCGAATCATTGGCTATTCAGCTCAAACACAGCAGCTGAGCCTAGAAATCACAATGGTTCCCAAGGCACTCATGAACAGCGGATCCGCGTCCTAA
- the nth gene encoding endonuclease III, giving the protein MTLMTKRETVEVMEKLRDRYPDARCALNFTTPFELLIATMLSAQCTDVRVNIVTEWLFKKYHGPEDFASVSPEELQEDIRDVGLFRNKAQNIIAASQLLLEKYGGVVPADREALMSLPGVGRKTANVVLSNAFDIPALAVDTHVLRVSNRIGLANSDSPDETEQLICRRVPKDMWSQAHHWLIHHGRQICAARKPKCEACPITSHCQYYRRHHKA; this is encoded by the coding sequence ATGACGCTGATGACAAAACGAGAAACCGTCGAAGTGATGGAAAAACTGCGGGATCGATACCCGGATGCCCGCTGTGCGCTCAACTTTACGACACCTTTCGAACTGCTCATTGCCACGATGTTGTCCGCTCAGTGTACGGATGTTCGCGTGAACATCGTCACGGAGTGGTTGTTCAAAAAGTATCACGGGCCAGAAGATTTCGCTTCCGTGTCGCCGGAGGAACTTCAAGAGGACATTCGGGATGTTGGCCTATTCCGCAACAAAGCCCAAAACATCATTGCGGCCAGTCAACTCCTGTTGGAGAAATACGGTGGTGTTGTGCCGGCGGATCGAGAGGCGCTCATGTCTCTTCCTGGCGTTGGTCGGAAAACGGCAAATGTCGTCTTATCGAATGCATTTGACATTCCGGCGCTCGCAGTGGACACGCACGTCCTCCGCGTCTCAAACCGCATCGGTCTCGCAAACAGTGACAGTCCAGACGAGACAGAACAGCTCATCTGTCGAAGAGTGCCGAAGGACATGTGGTCGCAGGCGCACCACTGGTTGATTCACCATGGCAGGCAGATTTGCGCAGCGAGGAAACCAAAATGTGAGGCGTGTCCCATCACTTCACATTGTCAATATTATCGACGCCACCACAAAGCATGA
- a CDS encoding bifunctional metallophosphatase/5'-nucleotidase yields MQIHLLHVNDVHSQLESYMRLGWQLRSLRSSLQAAGHVVLTFDLGDLLDRVRPETEASMGVINADMCAKLGVDGWVFGNNEGLTIPVADWPILAERAHTIVFGTNLKQSTNVPFHFFHDYHIYEVQGVRVGVFGVTPNYRLPYDMLKVHAEDPYQRAQDIVARLQAEDCDIVVCLSHLGLNADHAMANQVDGIDVILGGHTHQFMKAAEWTRGTAIFQPGKHARVFGHTTLTLDASRRVTDVVSRAVPVHLDTPYDEAMLAAYEAHMPQVQSVLHRQAAALPERLPVDYDDESVFANLLADVLYDEFPGDFSLMMTGALNASLLPGPIQLEHLLGACPTPTRPIVVGLKGSEIYDVLRQGIERETYARRGIGFGFRGGQIGYLVVSGATIVLSNGDDGELFVSEIRVQDQPIDPDTIYRVITCEYLWLSPVFAPFRQARDISYQPPLVREVLFARLHDEGRLARAKTRRYVRPGRRAEGERLQ; encoded by the coding sequence GTGCAAATCCACCTACTACATGTAAATGATGTTCACAGTCAACTGGAGAGTTACATGCGGCTCGGATGGCAATTGAGATCGTTGCGATCTTCTCTTCAAGCTGCTGGGCACGTAGTACTCACGTTCGATCTCGGCGATTTACTCGACCGAGTTCGTCCCGAGACGGAAGCCTCGATGGGCGTGATCAATGCCGATATGTGTGCGAAGCTTGGCGTGGATGGTTGGGTCTTCGGGAACAATGAAGGGTTGACGATTCCAGTTGCCGATTGGCCCATCTTGGCGGAGCGGGCTCACACCATCGTTTTCGGAACGAATCTCAAACAGAGTACGAATGTGCCGTTCCACTTTTTCCATGACTATCACATATACGAAGTCCAAGGTGTACGCGTCGGCGTGTTCGGGGTTACGCCAAATTACCGACTTCCCTACGATATGTTGAAAGTCCATGCGGAGGACCCGTACCAGCGAGCACAGGACATAGTCGCTCGCCTGCAAGCTGAGGACTGTGACATTGTCGTCTGTTTGTCACACCTGGGCCTCAATGCCGATCACGCCATGGCCAATCAAGTCGACGGCATCGATGTCATCCTCGGTGGCCACACGCACCAGTTCATGAAGGCCGCTGAATGGACACGCGGGACCGCCATTTTTCAACCGGGCAAACACGCGCGCGTATTCGGCCACACGACGTTGACCCTGGATGCGAGCCGCCGGGTAACAGACGTCGTCTCTCGAGCGGTTCCAGTGCATCTGGATACGCCCTACGACGAAGCCATGTTAGCGGCCTACGAGGCGCATATGCCGCAAGTTCAGTCTGTATTGCACCGGCAGGCCGCAGCGTTGCCCGAGCGACTCCCCGTTGACTACGACGATGAGTCGGTTTTTGCCAATCTGTTGGCGGACGTCCTCTACGACGAGTTTCCCGGCGACTTTAGTCTAATGATGACGGGGGCATTGAATGCCAGCCTGTTGCCTGGGCCAATTCAGTTAGAGCACCTCTTGGGTGCGTGTCCCACGCCGACACGTCCTATTGTCGTTGGCCTGAAAGGTAGCGAGATCTATGATGTGCTTCGTCAGGGGATCGAGCGCGAGACATATGCGCGACGCGGCATCGGTTTCGGTTTTCGAGGCGGACAAATTGGTTACTTAGTCGTCTCAGGAGCGACGATTGTTCTGTCGAACGGCGATGACGGTGAGCTGTTTGTAAGCGAGATCAGGGTCCAAGATCAGCCCATCGATCCCGATACAATCTACCGTGTCATCACCTGTGAGTATCTGTGGCTGTCGCCTGTCTTCGCACCGTTTCGCCAGGCGCGAGACATCTCATATCAGCCGCCGCTCGTACGAGAGGTCCTCTTCGCTCGTCTGCACGATGAAGGGCGCCTAGCGCGAGCGAAGACACGGCGCTATGTCCGGCCTGGCAGGCGTGCAGAGGGAGAGAGACTACAATGA
- a CDS encoding YktB family protein has protein sequence MFSGFHDEDFDVFSVPGLDARMDAIKTHVRPKLEVLGTHFQSYLAPRIGDEVYAHVAKHARRTVNPPNDTWVAFSTNARGYKQHQHFQIGLWQTHMFVTFGYIYEAPNKSSFGVTLEQKAALVHDMLPEQFVWIPDHTSPESIPGSDVDEPQIVQFAKRLQTVKKAELLVGARWPREQVVDWDGERFLANAEDVMEKLVPLYQLTPGSLT, from the coding sequence GTGTTTTCTGGATTTCACGACGAAGATTTTGACGTATTCTCTGTCCCGGGTTTGGATGCTCGAATGGACGCCATTAAAACACACGTGCGGCCGAAACTGGAAGTGCTCGGCACACACTTTCAGTCCTACTTGGCCCCACGCATTGGTGACGAAGTCTACGCACATGTTGCCAAGCATGCACGCCGTACGGTCAATCCACCGAACGACACGTGGGTGGCCTTCAGCACAAATGCCCGGGGTTACAAACAACACCAGCACTTTCAAATCGGTTTGTGGCAGACACATATGTTTGTCACGTTTGGCTATATTTACGAAGCACCGAATAAATCATCATTCGGCGTCACATTGGAACAGAAGGCGGCACTCGTACATGATATGCTCCCGGAGCAGTTTGTCTGGATTCCGGATCATACAAGTCCCGAATCCATTCCCGGGTCAGATGTCGATGAGCCACAGATTGTGCAATTTGCGAAACGGTTGCAGACCGTAAAGAAGGCAGAGTTGCTCGTTGGTGCGAGATGGCCGCGCGAGCAAGTCGTGGATTGGGACGGGGAGCGTTTTCTGGCGAACGCGGAAGACGTCATGGAAAAGCTCGTTCCTCTATACCAATTGACGCCAGGAAGCTTGACTTAA
- a CDS encoding ribonuclease H-like domain-containing protein — MGRSLMDRLRSLEQSVRQNVQSTAPSANDHPSGDSNEVLRHLAENKATFAEADSGRTEELSPERSLSEAAFEPCLTPYGRCWRRKTSFDLYTKHGHYLFADILATDFAGLSKLAKSQIDVERLRFYDVETNGLGTGAGTFPFLHTIGCIDEDEFIVTQYFVDDYDAEAAVLFAIGENHLLDDAIIVTFNGKSFDWPLLQNRRVMHQFPRLERVQLDLLHPSRRLFKGQLSRVKLVDLEEHVLGLTRIDDLPGGEAPERYFRYLDTRDVRDVEPVFGHNVLDVCSLVTLQVAIARLLNGEQKDLPSQTHIALATWYDAWHDIHAAGASYEAAVSASDADWKSHWLYSMFLKRRRDDHAACQVWWTMAREYPDHIEPLVELAKCYEHRQKDLDLALQTAEEALRRIVQVKQPTFHIPHRVSSSDDSLGQTPADPLAVALKHRIQRIERKRSRLKRD; from the coding sequence ATGGGAAGGAGCTTAATGGACAGGTTGCGTTCTCTGGAGCAGTCTGTTCGCCAGAACGTTCAATCGACCGCGCCATCAGCGAATGATCATCCGAGCGGCGATTCAAACGAAGTTCTCCGTCATCTTGCTGAGAACAAGGCGACCTTTGCCGAAGCGGATTCTGGCAGGACAGAGGAACTATCACCGGAGCGGTCTTTGTCAGAGGCCGCATTTGAGCCTTGCCTGACACCGTATGGACGCTGTTGGCGCCGTAAAACGTCATTTGATCTGTACACCAAACATGGACACTATCTGTTTGCTGATATCCTTGCTACTGACTTTGCAGGGTTGTCAAAGTTGGCAAAGTCCCAAATTGATGTGGAGCGTCTTCGCTTCTACGATGTTGAGACGAATGGACTGGGCACCGGCGCGGGGACGTTTCCCTTTCTGCATACGATTGGGTGTATTGATGAGGACGAATTTATTGTTACACAGTACTTCGTCGATGACTATGACGCGGAGGCAGCTGTACTGTTTGCAATCGGCGAGAACCATTTACTGGATGACGCCATCATTGTAACCTTCAATGGCAAATCGTTTGATTGGCCGTTGTTACAGAATCGCAGGGTGATGCATCAGTTTCCGCGCCTTGAGCGAGTGCAACTGGATCTCCTTCATCCAAGTCGCCGTTTGTTCAAAGGCCAACTTTCTCGCGTCAAGCTGGTCGATCTCGAGGAACACGTATTGGGCCTCACCCGCATTGACGACTTACCTGGCGGCGAAGCACCGGAAAGGTACTTTCGCTATCTCGATACGCGCGATGTTCGGGACGTCGAGCCTGTGTTTGGGCACAACGTGCTCGATGTTTGTTCACTTGTGACGTTGCAGGTTGCCATCGCAAGGCTCTTGAATGGGGAACAGAAGGATCTTCCATCCCAGACACACATCGCGCTGGCGACATGGTATGATGCCTGGCACGACATTCACGCAGCTGGCGCATCTTATGAAGCTGCTGTATCAGCATCGGACGCCGATTGGAAATCACACTGGCTGTACAGCATGTTTCTCAAACGGCGGCGCGATGACCATGCGGCATGCCAAGTCTGGTGGACGATGGCACGCGAATACCCAGATCATATTGAGCCGCTCGTTGAACTGGCCAAGTGTTACGAGCACCGCCAAAAGGATCTCGATCTCGCTCTGCAAACCGCAGAAGAAGCTTTGCGGCGGATCGTTCAAGTGAAGCAGCCAACATTCCACATTCCACACCGTGTTTCATCAAGCGACGACAGTTTGGGCCAGACTCCAGCTGATCCGCTCGCAGTTGCGCTGAAGCACCGAATACAGCGAATTGAACGAAAGAGATCGCGGCTGAAGCGAGATTAA